The genomic window TTGGAGAGCAGATAACCAAGAGTTTTAATGATAAATACAAACCTATTTTATGATTATGGAAACAGTAATAGTTGTATGTCTGTTCATTGTTATTACGCTATTGGTGGAGGATAAGATTGTTATCAGGAAAAAGAAGGAGCAAAACCCAACCCAGAAAAAATCTAATCCGAATCTACCAGATATTATGGGGCAGCCCAAACCAATGAGAAGTCTTTCACTGCCAAAGAGTGCCACTGAAAGCCCAAATAAAAAGCATGAACAGAAAACAGATAATTTTGATATTGAAATCGACGACGAAAATATTGATATACAAATTCCGCAGGAAGGACTTGATGAAGTTTTTGGAAATGTACCTGATTTTGAGGAAGAGGAAGAAGAATGGAACAGGTATGGAATATCCAATGGGGATAACGGTTTTGCCCAAGGGATTACCTTTGAAGAACTAAGCTCCGTGGGGATGCTGCTGCAAAAAGATAAATTGGAGTCCTCTCAAAAGGAAACAGCGGTTGCAATTGTTCAAAAAATACAAGGAACCGAATTATTCAGCCTATTGGAAAATTCCATGGAAAGTGCGTCCCGTAAAATAGCCGAGCTGTTGAACAGGAGTCTTTCTTTTGAAACGGATGCTGGTTCTTCCACTTTGCGGAAAAATGATTTGGAGAATTTTGATATTGGGGAGTTTGTGTGAGCAAGCTCCCTTTTTTATTTTTATGTATTTAATTGCGTAATGGGTTGAAATCACACCCTAATTGCAAATGAGTACTTAATTTGGTAGCAAAATAATTAACTAAAATCTTGTTTTTGACGATATAAAAATATAAGTTTGTCTTTGCGTAAGGGGTTGAAATCACACCCTTATCGCAATTATAAACTAAATTATGGCAGAGCAATATAAATATTTAGAATCGTTTATCGACGAACAGAGGGCAAATGGTAAGTATAGTTTTACTACCGAAGGTCTGCATAGTCTGTTAGATGTTTCTGAAAATGCTTTGAAGAAAACGCTGCAAAGACTTAAAAACCAAGAAGCGGTTGTAATGGTACGCAAAGGCTTTTGTGTAATTGTACCACCAGAATATAGAACCAAAGGGATTATTCCAACTAGTTTTTATGTAAATGATTTGATGAAGTTTCTCAATCGGGATTATTATGTATGTCTGTTAAATGCAGCCGCCTATCATGGAGCTGCTCATCAGCAACCTCAAAATTATGCAATCATTACTGAAGGGATTGCTTTGAGATCGATTAAAAATGATAAGGTTGAAATTAACTTTCATATCAAAAAGTCTTGGAATAAAAAGGATGTTGTAAAGAAGAAAGTGGATACCGGATATATTACTATCTCTTCTCCTGAATTAACTGCTTTGGATTTGGTTCACTATTTCATTGAAGTGGGAGGGTTTAACCGAGTAGCTACTGTTTTGGAAGAATTGAGAGAAGTGATGCAAGCAGATCAATTGGTAGAAACCGCAAAACAGTATGGCGATATAGCAGTAGTGCAACGTTTGGGGTATTTATTGGAATGTGTTTTAGAAGAACATACATTAAGTAATGCCTTATACAATTATCTCGAATCAATAGGATTTTATCCAACTTTATTGCGTCCTCAAAAAAAGAAACCTGAAAATTGGATAACTGGCAACAAATGGAAAATTGTGCCTAATATAGAAATAGAAGCAGATATATGATACCACAGTCGTACATAACAGCTTGGCGAAAACAAGCTCCCTGGCAGGAAAATTATCAGGTAGAACAAGATTTAATTATACAACGAGCTTTGATAGCTTTATTCAGTAATGAATTTATTAGAGAACGATTGGCTTTTCGTGGAGGAACGGCATTACATAAACTATTTTTAGCACCGGCTGCAAGATATTCGGAAGATATTGATTTGGTCCAGATAAAAGCAGAGCCTTTCGGGACAATTATTGATAATATTCGGGAACAGCTTTCCTTTTTAGGCAAACCTCGTATTAAGCAAAAAGAACACAATAATACTATTGTGTACACCATTCAGTCCGAAGATGATGTGCCTATAAAACTAAAAATCGAAGTCAATACCCGGGAACATTTTTCGGTGTATGGCTTACAAGATATTCCTGTAAAGTTGGATTCCGAATGGGATAATGGTGAGGCATTAGTTCCTACTTATGGACTGGATGAATTATTAGCCACCAAACTCCGAGCTTTATACCAGCGAAAGAAAGGACGTGATCTGTTTGATTTGTGGTATGCTTTAAATAATGCAGATGTCAATGTAGAAAAGCTTATCGAAGCATTCAAACACTATATGGCAGAAGAAGGAAATCATGTTACGCAAAAAGAGTTTCTCGAAAACATGGACAAGAAAATTGAAGATCCTGATTTTAGAGGTGATATGAATGGATTGCTCCGAAGCGGTATTGAATATGAGGTAAACGAAGCATACGAATATGTAAAAACAAATCTTTTGGAAAAGATTTAAAATATATAGAATAACAAAACTATTATTGTAAATAGTTAAAAAATAAAATATAAGGAATTGAATTATTCACCTACTAGAATATAAATTATTTTGTGTCTTTCTTTTGAAATAAATATCAGATTAATTGGTTAATAAATATCATTCAGGGGGTTATTCTCATTGTAATCGTCATGACGCAGGTTAAAACGAATATCAAGAAATTCTTTGATAGCTGTAAAATTCGGTGTCATTAATTTAGTTTCCAACCCATAGGTATTAAGAGCTGATGGCAAACTAAAATTAAACTGGTCTGTAAATTCTTTTGACTTAAAGGCTTCTAATGGAAATTCTACATAGCAATCCTTCTCATCCATATTCATATATTTATAAAATGTTTTTTGAAAATGTTCAATCTGTTTTTCTTCGGTGTTGAATTTCTTTTTTTCAAAACGTCTTACTTTGTAATTAATCATAAAATTTTGCATATTCATCAATATCTGCCAATCTTTATGACCTTCACTCCTTAAATCATTAAGCCATATTGGAAAACAAGGAAGTTTTTTTAGTTCTGCCAATGTAAGATAAGTACATTTTTGCATATTATTAAAGCGGTTTTCAATGGCTTCGAGACTAAACTTTTTATTATATTTTTGGCTTAATGAGTTATCCCAAACCACTACTTTGTTTTCTCTCGGGAAATTCAGATTAAAATTCTCTTTTTCAAAAGAAGAAGCTTGAAACACTTCAAAATCTTCTTTAAGATAAATATCTCTGTGTATTTTTTGATAGAGGTTAATTGCTATTTGTTTGGTATCAAGTTTTGCTTCTTTGAAGAATTTCCAAAATAATAGATCAAACTCATCTGATTTCAAAAGGCTAATATTATCCAGCATAAGTCTTAAAGAAACCATATTGAATGCAGAATGTTGGTTAATCTTTTCGGTATTAACTACATTAGAAAAGCATATGTAGACTTTCCATTTTATAACTTCATTAGAAGGGAGTTGTTCAGGAGCAACGTATTTATTACTTAAAGTTAACTCAATATCAATTTTTGATTTAAGCAAATGAAAATCAACATCCGATAGTGCAATTTCTGCCAAAACAACTTGTATGGACGAGATGTATTCTTCAGCTATGGATCGTACTTCATGTGTATTATCAAAGCTGATGCACCACAAGCTGCCTAAAGCATAAAAATTAATTATTCTTGTCTTTCCAAAATCGTTGAAAGGAAAGTCATTAATCTGATTTTCAATCGACTTATTATACTTTTCGTCAGATTGTAATTCATCGTTCAATTTCGCTAAGATTGGTACAACAATTTGGCTTCCAATATAATCTAGAAAGACAATGTAATTTTCATTTAAATACTTGAACTGATTGGAACTTCTTCGCATTACATACAGCATGAATGCTATGTTTAAAGTAGCTTTTTGTTCTTCTTCGGCATCAGATTTATCAAAATTGGCATTTAATTTTAATCCAATATATCTCCCGTATAGACTTAATGAATTAAACCAAGAACCCTGTAAGTAATCTGCATAAGCAAGCAAAGAAAGACTATTTTCAACTCTTTTGATAAGCTCTTTATTAGTGCTCATGCGAAAAGCTGCTAAAGCGTAGTTTTTAGCAGCAAAGTGCATTCCTATGGAATTGTAGAGTTGGGCAATATTTAATAAAGCCAAGACAAAACCTTCAATAGTATCTTCTTGTAAATAGTTATCCTTGGCACTATGGAAATATTCTAGTGCTTTTAGTAGATTTTTTGGAATGTTTGTTTTTAGATAGTTATACCCTCTTTTTACCTGTGATTGTGCAAGTTTTACTTTACCTTCTCTTTTTTCTACTAGAGGAAATAGATTTTCTGAAAAATCTTCCAATGCAGATATGATTCCCATTTTATCTGTAGGATCTACATTGAGATGCATTTTAATATACTTTTCTATCCTATCACCAAATTGAGATAGTTTGAAAAGAGGAGCTTTTTCAACCAAAGCTAAAATCTCATCAAAATATTCAATAAATTCGAGATTACTTTTATTTCTGAGTCTGTTTATACCTAATAAGAAATTACCTTGCAGTTCAAGTAAATTGCATTTTTCACTGATGTCCTTTTCTATCAATAATTTTTGATTAATTTTTCTATAAAGTTGTATGAACCATTTTCTTAATTCACCTTCTTCAATTGATGCTTTTCCATTTTTGGATGCAACAAATACTACATTGATAATATTATGTGCATTTTCTATATCTTTCGCATCCTTAAAAGCTACAAAATCACTGAAATAATAACGAATGTCTTCTTCAAATCCAAATAAGTTTCCTTCAGGCCGTTCACGAATAGCCAGATTTTCATAATCAACTTCATAAAACTCATTATTAAGGAATACTATTTCGTAAACAGCTTTTTTTCTAAATAGTGAATCTACTTTTAAGTTTTTGGCGTAATAAATAAGAAAAGGATTCCAAAGGATTTTATGTGTGTGTAAATATTTTTTTCTTCGACAATAATTTACTAGGTCTAAAATTTCATAAAACTCTCCAATTCTAAATTCAGATAGAGGTTCGATTTTTTTATAGTAGTCGTATCTACTTGAATACCATTTATCATCTTCATTGCCAATCGAAAATAATCTTTGTTCTAATTGATCATAAGTTAGCTTTCGTTCTTCTCCTAGTTTTTCGTTTATTACCATAAAAACAGTGTCGAGTAGTACACCGAAAACTTGTATCGAATTATTGTCCGCCAAGTTATGTGGTAATTTTTGTATCAATAGCTCTATATTGGCTCTTGTTGTAGTAAATTCATCATCTGGCGAAGTTCCTATGAATTTCCATTTTATCATTTTAGTAAATTCTTGCCAGAACGATTTATCTAATTCATCGTACACTTTAACCGCTTCTTGAAGTTCATCATTATCTTTTAATGCTTTTTTTTGCTCTTCAATATACTCTGTTACTATTTCTTTTACTTTCTGGGCATACTTTTTAAGTTTTTCTTCATCTAACTGGTTTTGGTATTCAAACCACTCTTTTAGCATATCAGCATCGTTATTTAAATACTTCTGTGCAATATTTGTGTTAGTTTCAAAAACATATTCTTTCGAGAAATCATTGTAATTTGATTTTACATGAAGTGTGAAAAAATGAGAAATACACTTTTTCACTTCTTCGCTTGAAAATGAAAAGTTGCTGGAGTATAGTTTTATTTGGCGAAAAGTAAGTTTTTGAGATAACAAATCCTTTTGAAAAATGTCTTCTTCAAATTCGCAGTAAATATCTTCTTTAGTATTACTAATAAAATTACTAATCCAAGTTTCAAGAGTCTTTAATGTCTGATAATTATATCCCCGTTGAGCAGCAAATGCATCGGTGTTTTTTGAAAATAAAAAGAGTTTGTTTAGTTCCATTTAATAATTACATTTTTTATTACTCAATTGATATGTTTTTTTTGCAATGATCCACTATTAATAATTATATGTAATTATTTTCTAACTACGTTTTGCAGTTTACTAAGATATGGATTAATTTTTTTATGGTCTTTCGCTTCCAAACAATTCCACAGACTTCCATTTCATTATAACTTCTCATTTTCCGTGACATATTTGTCCTCAAATCCTGCAAAGTGCAGGAAAACAGAACAAATTAATTTATTCAAATCATGAAAAATCAAAGAAAAAAAGTTTTGCAGTCAGCAGTAATTATGCTGTCAGCTTTTGGTGCATTTGCACAAGGAAATGGTACAGCAGGAATCACTGAGGCTACCCAAATGGTAACCTCTTATTTTGATCCTGCCACACAGCTCATATACGCTATCGGAGCGGTAGTCGGTCTCATTGGAGGTGTCAAGGTGTACAATAAATTCAGTAGCGGCGATCAAGATACCAGCAAGACAGCGGCGAGTTGGTTTGGTGCTTGCATCTTCCTCATCGTGGCTGCCACTGTTTTACGTTCCTTCTTCCTTTAGTTTCTTTCCTTATGAGTACTTACAATATCAACAAGGGCATTGGAAGAACGGTGGAGTTCAAGGGGTTGAAAGCACAATACCTTTTCATTTTCGCTGGCGGACTGCTTGGCATTCTCATTCTAGTCATGGTATTGTACATGGTCGGCATTAATTCTTATGTGTGTCTGATTATTGGCATTGGTGGAGGATCACTCCTCACATGGCAGACCTTCTCCTTAAACAAAAAGCATGGAGAACACGGATTGATGAAAGTGGGTGCACGCAAAAGACATCCCCGTTACATCATTTGTCGTAAAACAGTTCAACGCTATTTCAAATTGACCTCTAAATCCTTCAACCGATGAAAAATACATCAAAAACGAATACACTTGAAAGCAAGTTTCCGTTGTTGGCAGTGGAAAATCACTGCATCATTTCAAAGGATGCCGACATAACAGCATGTTTTCGGGTGCAGCTTCCCGAATTATTCACTGTGGCTTCCGTAGAGTATGAAGCCATTCATTCGGCATGGCACAAAGCCATCAAGACATTGCCTGATTATACGGTGGTTCACAAACAGGATTGGTACATCAAAGAAAATTATGCGCCTGACATCGCTGGCGAAGATCACAGTTTTTTGGCAAAGTCCCATCAGCAACATTTCAACGAGCGTCCGTTCTTGAATCACCATTGCTACTTGTTTCTGACTAAAACCACCAAAGAGCGAATGCAAACGCAAAGTAATTTCTCTTCGCTTTGCAAAGGAGTACTCATTCCGAAAGAAATAAGGGATAAAGAAATCATCCATCGTTTCATGGAAAGCGCGGCACAATTTGAAAGAATTGTAAATGACGGCGACTTTGTAAAACTGGAGCGTCTAACGGAAGAGGACATCATTGGTGCAGAGGACAGGCAAGGATTATTGGAACAATATCTAACACTGTCAAAAGAAGCGGGAACTTCAATGCAAGACATTGCTCTGGGTGCCGAGGAAGTTCGCATTGGCAATAAAAGGCTTTGCCTGCATACCTTGTCAGATACAGATGATTTACCCAGTACAGTTTCAGCAGATACTCGTTATGAAAAATTGTCCACAGACAGAAGTGATTGTCTGTTATCTTTTGCCGCACCAGTAGGATTGCTGTTAAGCTGCAATCATATCTACAACCAATATTTGTTTCTGGACAACAGTGAAGACAACCTACGCAAGTTTGAAAAATCGGCAAGAAACATGCACTCGTTGGCGCGTTACAGTAGGGAAAACCAAATCAACAAGGAATGGATTGAACGCTATCTCAATGAAGCCCATTCGTTCGGGCTTTCTTCCATTCGGGCACATTTTAACGTGATGGCATGGTCTGATGATCCCGTTGAACTGAAACAGATAAAGAATGATGCCGGCAGTGCTTTGGCACTCATGGAATGCAAACCAAGACACAACACCACTGATGCAGCCACGCTTTATTGGGCAGGAATGCCAGGGAATGCAGGGGATTTCCCGAATGAGGAAAGTTTTTACACCTTCATTGAACCGGCTTTGTGTTTCTTCACGGAAGAAACGAACTACCAAAGTTCCCTCTCCCCTTTCGGAATCAAGATGGCTGACAGGCTTACGGGAAAACCCATTAACCTTGACATTTCCGATTTGCCGATGAAGCGTGGCATCATTACCAACAGGAACAAGTTCATATTGGGGCCTTCCGGTTCGGGAAAATCATTCTTTACCAATCACATGGTAAGACAGTATTACGAACAAGGGGCTCATGTGTTGCTGGTGGACACAGGAAACTCTTATCAGGGATTGTGCGAACTCATTAAAGGAAAAACCAAAGGAGAAGACGGTGTTTATTTTACCTACACCGAAGAAAATCCGATCGCCTTCAACCCTTTCTACACTGATGACGGCGTATTCGACATCGAGAAAAGGGAAAGCATCAAAACATTGATTTTGACCTTGTGGAAAAGAGATGATGAACCTCCTACCCGTTCCGAAGAAGTGGCCTTGTCCAATGCCGTGAGTGGCTACATCGAAAGCATCAAACAGCTTGACGATCATCCCTCCTTCAATGGTTTTTATGACTATGTGCAAGGCGATTACAAAAAGCTGCTGAAAGAAAAGCAGGTACGAGAAAAAGACTTTGACCTTGCCAACTTCCTCAATGTATTGGAACCTTATTACAAAGGAGGGGAATACGATTATTTGCTGAACTCGGACAAGCAACTTGACTTGCTTTCCAAACGATTCATTGTGTTTGAAATTGATGCCATCAAGGATCACAAAATTTTATTTCCCATCGTGACCATCATCATCATGGAAGTATTCATCAACAAGATGCGCAGACTCAAAGGAATTCGCAAACTGATTCTGATAGAAGAAGCTTGGAAAGCCATTGCAAAGGAAGGAATGGCAGAGTACATCAAGTATCTATTCAAAACAGTCCGGAAATTCTTTGGTGAAGCCATTGTAGTAACCCAGGAAGTAGATGACATCATTCAATCTCCCATTGTAAAAGAAAGCATCATCAACAACTCCGATTGCAAAATACTACTGGATCAGCGGAAGTACATGAACAAATTTGATGACATACAAGCGATGCTGGGATTAACCGACAAGGAAAAGGCACAGATACTTTCCATCAACTTGAACAACGATCCCAAAAGATTGTACAAGGAAGTTTGGATTGGTTTGGGTGGAACACAGTCGGCAGTATATGCCACAGAAGTGAGCTTCGAAGAATATTTAGCCTACACCACCGAAGAAACCGAAAAGATGGAAGTCATGCGTCTTGCCGGGGAATTGGATGGCAATGTGGAGCTTGCCATCAAACGAATGGCAGTTCAGAAAAAAGAAAACAAATAACAATCATTTAAAAATTTAAGAACCATGAAAAAAATAATGACAATGGTGTGTACAGCAATGCTATTTGCTGTCACACCAACAATGAAAGCCCAGTGGGTGGTAACAGATCCTTCCAATTTAGCACAAGGAATTGTCAACACCGCCAGACAAATAGTGCAGACTTCTACCACGGCCACGAACATGATCAACAACTTTAAAGAAGTTCAAAAAGTCTATAATCAAGGAAAAGAGTATTATGACAAACTAAAAGCGGTCAATAATTTAGTGAAAGATGCCCGGAAAGTACAGCAGACCGTTTTGCTTGTTGGAGATGCTTCCGAAATTTATGTAAAGAATTTTGGCAAGATGATAAACGATCCCAACTTTTCACCCCAAGAATTAACGGCGATTGCCAATGGCTACTCCATTTTGCTGAATGAAAGTGTTGAACTTCTAAAAGAGTTAAAGCAAATCGTAAACGCTTCCACCCTATCCATGAATGACAACGAACGGCTGGAAATCATTGACCGAGTGCATAAAGAAGTAAAAGAATACCACAACCTCATTCGGTACTTCACCAACAAGAACATCTCCGTTAGTTACTTGAGAGCCAAAAAGAACAACAATAGTAGTAGAGTACTGGAACTCTATGGAGATGCCAATCAAAAATACTGGTAAACATGGAGTTCAACAACCTACATCAAGTATTACGTTCCCTTTACGACGAGATGCTACCCTTGTCAGCTGAGATGGCAGGAGTGGCAAAAGGTCTAGCTGGCTTGGGTGCGTTATTTTATGTCGCATTACGAGTATGGCAAGCACTTGGCAGTGCAGAACCCATTGATGTGTTTCCGCTACTTAGACCTTTTGCTTTGGGACTTTGCATTATGTTTTTTCCAACCATGGTGCTAGGTACACTCAATGCGGTATTGAGTCCCATTGTAATGGGGACACATAGCATGTTGGAAAACCAAGTCCTAGATTTGAATGTGCTACAACAGCAGAAAGACCAACTGGAGCGAGAGGCCATGCTTCGCAATCCCGAAAATGCTTATTTGGTTTCTGATGAAGAGTTTGACAAGAAATTGGATGAAATGGGTTGGACTCCATCAGATTTGGTAACGATGTCAGGAATGTACATCGAAAGAGAAATGTATGAGGTACAAAAAGCCATTCGGGATGGTTTTCGAGAGTTTTTGGAAATACTGTTTCAGGCTGCCGCCTTGGTGATTGATACCCTACGCACTTTCTTTTTGATTGTGCTATCGATATTGGGACCAATCGCTTTCGCCATATCCATTTGGGATGGTTTTCAATCCACGCTTACGCAATGGTTTACCCGATACATTAGTGTGTATCTCTGGTTGCCTGTTTCAGATCTTTTTAGTGCGATGTTGTCCAAGATACAATCGTTAATACTCCAGAAAGACATCGAAAGTTTATCGGATCCTAATTTCATTCCTGATTCCTCCAATACGGTGTACATCATCTTTATGATTATGGGCATCATTGGGTATTTCACCATTCCCACGGTGACCAGTTGGATTATTCAGGCTGGTGGGGCAGGTAATTTTATTCGCAATGTAAATCAGGCCACAGCCAAAACAGGAAACATTGTGGGAGCTGGTACGGGAGCAGTCGTAGGTAACATTGGAGGAAGACTAATGAAATAACACTTAATAAATAGCAGTAAAATGGAATTTAAAACATTAAGAAACATCGAAAATAGTTTCCAACAAATCAGGTTGTATGCCATTGTATTTGCAATGCTATGTCTAGTAGTGACGGGATACACCACATGGCAATCGTACCATTTTGCAGAGCAACAACGCCAAAAAGTATATGTCCTTGACAATGGCAAATCTTTAATGCTGGCTCTTGCACAAGATGCTTCCATCAACCGTCCTGTTGAAGCCCGGGAACACATACGACGTTTCCACGAACTTTTCTTTACGCTGGCACCAGACAAAGATGCCATAGAAAACAATATGAAAAGGGCGTTCAACCTCGCAGACAAGAGTGCCTTTGATTACTACAAAGACCTTTCTGAAAAAGGATATTATAACCGTATCATATCGGGTAACATACAACAACGACTTGAAATTGATAGTATGGCGTGCGACTTTGAGACCTATCCTTATACTGTGAAAACGTATGCCAAGCAGTTCATCATTCGCTCTAGTAATGTAACCAAACGTAATCTAATTACCTCTTGTTACCTCGTCAATTCTGTTCGTTCCGATAATAATCCACAGGGTTTTAATGTCGAAAAGTTTGTCGTCATAGAAAACAGGGATATAGAAGTCATTGAACGTTAAAACTACTCCAATGAAAAAACTGCAAGCAAAGATGGACCGTTTGTTAAACAAGTTTGATGGAAGTTGGAAAGCACTTCCTTTAAAAGTACAGTACAAATACCTCCTAATTTTTTTCTTGGGCTATGCACTACTAACCATGGGAATGATTCTAAAAGTCGTGCATGATGCAAGAAAATCTAATCAAGGAATAATCATCGAACACATTGAAAACCCTGTCATTAAAAAGAACGAATCCGATACATCGTTGTGGGATTCCTTATTAATGATTAAAAAAACAAGACAAATGAAAGAAACTGAAAACAAAAAGAGTGTCGTCTTTGTTACGGACGGCAACTCAAATGAAACTGCAGATGTAGTTCTGGAAAGTAAATTAAACCAAGTCGAGAAGCTTAAAAAATCCATCATATACGCATTGATGGGATTTGTATTCCTAGGCTGTATGTATCTCATATTTAAACCTTCCGAAGATATAAAAAAGATCGAAAACATAGGACTAAACGATGCCATTCCACAAGCTACCGATGCTGGATTGGAGGCTAACAAACAAAAAGCGTATGAACAAGAAATGTTGGAACAAAAGTATCAGGAAAAACAAAATGCCCTGACATCATTGTCCGACTATTGGAATGAAGACAACCCCAGGGAAACCGTCGGAGCGGATGCTGAAATTACGGATGAAGATGCTCGAAAACCAGTAAAGAGCACTAATCCAGCATTGAACAGCTATCGAAATGCACAAAGCACCGTAGGCTCTTTTTATCACAATGATCCTTCGGAGACACAGCAATTACGCAAACAACTGGATGAGCTAAAAAAGGAATTAAACCACAAGGACAGTGAACCCATTAATCCTGTGGAAGCTCAATTGGAATTAATGGAAAAATCGTACAAGATGGCTGCCAAATATCTTCCGATGAATGCTAGCTCAATGGAACAGTCACTACCACAATCCGTTTCTAGTTCTTCTTCTCCAAAAGAAAAATTTGTTGCGCTTGCTCCTAGCCAGAAAAATTCCGTTTCATCTTTAGGCAGAGCATCCACCGAGAGTGCCTTTTTGGTCAATTGGAGTAAAAATAGTCCCCCTGATATTGATGCTGCGGGGCAAACCAAACAAGCAGTGCAAACCAGAAACAGTGTTCGTGCCATCATACAAGAAACTCAGGTAATAACTGCGGAAAGCAGTGTTCGTATCCGTTTGTTGGAGCCAGCCAAAACAGCAAATCTTTTGATTCCACAAGGAACCCTACTGACGGCAAACGCCAAATTTCAAGAAGGACGCTTACAATTGAAAATTAGTTCGTTAGCAATAAACGGCACCATTTTGCCAGTTGACATTACGGTATTTGGATTGGATGGACAACAAGGTCTAGTTGTTCCCTACTCGCCCGAAAGGAGTGCTCTTACTGAAATGGCAGCCAACATGGGGCAAGCTTCTGGCAGTAGCATCATGATGACCAATTCTGCTGGACAACAAGTGGCTGGCGATCTGAGCCGAGGTCTTGTGCAGGGTGTTTCAGGATACTTTTCAAAAAAAATAAAAACTCCCAAAATAACATTGAAAGCGGGCTACCAGATGTTCCTTGTTTCAAAAAACTAAACATTCCATTCTGTAAAAATTTAAAAAACAAAATATGAAAACACTAATTAAACACGGCATCGCATTGATTTTCCTGTTAGGAATCCATGCAGAATCTCAAGCGCAAAATACCGTTTCCAATGTTACGACACTGAACTTGGAAAAAATACCATCTTATCAAATTGAAGTCACCTACAATAAAACTTCGCATCTGATATTTCCTGCTCCCATCCGCTACGTGGATTTGGGAAGTGAATTTCTAATTGCGGACAAGGCAAAAGAAGTTGACAATGTATTACGCTTAAAAGCCACAGTTCGTGATTTTGCAGAGGAAACCAATTTTTCCGTGATAACGGAAGATGGACGGTTTTATAATTTTAACGCATGCTACAATTCATTTCCTGATAAAATGAATTACAACCTATTGCAATTAAAGAAAAATACAAGTGGAGCGGATGTAAATGAAGTTTTTTTTGAAGAGTTGGGAAGCAACTCCCCTTCTATAGTCAATACCATATTG from Flavobacterium eburneipallidum includes these protein-coding regions:
- the traM gene encoding conjugative transposon protein TraM, with product MDRLLNKFDGSWKALPLKVQYKYLLIFFLGYALLTMGMILKVVHDARKSNQGIIIEHIENPVIKKNESDTSLWDSLLMIKKTRQMKETENKKSVVFVTDGNSNETADVVLESKLNQVEKLKKSIIYALMGFVFLGCMYLIFKPSEDIKKIENIGLNDAIPQATDAGLEANKQKAYEQEMLEQKYQEKQNALTSLSDYWNEDNPRETVGADAEITDEDARKPVKSTNPALNSYRNAQSTVGSFYHNDPSETQQLRKQLDELKKELNHKDSEPINPVEAQLELMEKSYKMAAKYLPMNASSMEQSLPQSVSSSSSPKEKFVALAPSQKNSVSSLGRASTESAFLVNWSKNSPPDIDAAGQTKQAVQTRNSVRAIIQETQVITAESSVRIRLLEPAKTANLLIPQGTLLTANAKFQEGRLQLKISSLAINGTILPVDITVFGLDGQQGLVVPYSPERSALTEMAANMGQASGSSIMMTNSAGQQVAGDLSRGLVQGVSGYFSKKIKTPKITLKAGYQMFLVSKN
- the traK gene encoding conjugative transposon protein TraK: MEFKTLRNIENSFQQIRLYAIVFAMLCLVVTGYTTWQSYHFAEQQRQKVYVLDNGKSLMLALAQDASINRPVEAREHIRRFHELFFTLAPDKDAIENNMKRAFNLADKSAFDYYKDLSEKGYYNRIISGNIQQRLEIDSMACDFETYPYTVKTYAKQFIIRSSNVTKRNLITSCYLVNSVRSDNNPQGFNVEKFVVIENRDIEVIER
- the traJ gene encoding conjugative transposon protein TraJ, with the translated sequence MEFNNLHQVLRSLYDEMLPLSAEMAGVAKGLAGLGALFYVALRVWQALGSAEPIDVFPLLRPFALGLCIMFFPTMVLGTLNAVLSPIVMGTHSMLENQVLDLNVLQQQKDQLEREAMLRNPENAYLVSDEEFDKKLDEMGWTPSDLVTMSGMYIEREMYEVQKAIRDGFREFLEILFQAAALVIDTLRTFFLIVLSILGPIAFAISIWDGFQSTLTQWFTRYISVYLWLPVSDLFSAMLSKIQSLILQKDIESLSDPNFIPDSSNTVYIIFMIMGIIGYFTIPTVTSWIIQAGGAGNFIRNVNQATAKTGNIVGAGTGAVVGNIGGRLMK
- a CDS encoding TraG family conjugative transposon ATPase gives rise to the protein MKNTSKTNTLESKFPLLAVENHCIISKDADITACFRVQLPELFTVASVEYEAIHSAWHKAIKTLPDYTVVHKQDWYIKENYAPDIAGEDHSFLAKSHQQHFNERPFLNHHCYLFLTKTTKERMQTQSNFSSLCKGVLIPKEIRDKEIIHRFMESAAQFERIVNDGDFVKLERLTEEDIIGAEDRQGLLEQYLTLSKEAGTSMQDIALGAEEVRIGNKRLCLHTLSDTDDLPSTVSADTRYEKLSTDRSDCLLSFAAPVGLLLSCNHIYNQYLFLDNSEDNLRKFEKSARNMHSLARYSRENQINKEWIERYLNEAHSFGLSSIRAHFNVMAWSDDPVELKQIKNDAGSALALMECKPRHNTTDAATLYWAGMPGNAGDFPNEESFYTFIEPALCFFTEETNYQSSLSPFGIKMADRLTGKPINLDISDLPMKRGIITNRNKFILGPSGSGKSFFTNHMVRQYYEQGAHVLLVDTGNSYQGLCELIKGKTKGEDGVYFTYTEENPIAFNPFYTDDGVFDIEKRESIKTLILTLWKRDDEPPTRSEEVALSNAVSGYIESIKQLDDHPSFNGFYDYVQGDYKKLLKEKQVREKDFDLANFLNVLEPYYKGGEYDYLLNSDKQLDLLSKRFIVFEIDAIKDHKILFPIVTIIIMEVFINKMRRLKGIRKLILIEEAWKAIAKEGMAEYIKYLFKTVRKFFGEAIVVTQEVDDIIQSPIVKESIINNSDCKILLDQRKYMNKFDDIQAMLGLTDKEKAQILSINLNNDPKRLYKEVWIGLGGTQSAVYATEVSFEEYLAYTTEETEKMEVMRLAGELDGNVELAIKRMAVQKKENK
- a CDS encoding DUF4141 domain-containing protein; this translates as MKKIMTMVCTAMLFAVTPTMKAQWVVTDPSNLAQGIVNTARQIVQTSTTATNMINNFKEVQKVYNQGKEYYDKLKAVNNLVKDARKVQQTVLLVGDASEIYVKNFGKMINDPNFSPQELTAIANGYSILLNESVELLKELKQIVNASTLSMNDNERLEIIDRVHKEVKEYHNLIRYFTNKNISVSYLRAKKNNNSSRVLELYGDANQKYW